One genomic window of Bacillota bacterium includes the following:
- a CDS encoding NUDIX domain-containing protein yields MRLGGGDTETILWFGGEPSGWPGADSTIVVPVDSGRLLMVLSEVRGGWEFPGGRIEQGESAEGAACREAREEAGAVVTNLTPLCRYRVKKHDVTSYGIVFLASVE; encoded by the coding sequence TTGCGACTTGGAGGAGGCGACACTGAGACCATCCTGTGGTTCGGCGGCGAACCCTCGGGCTGGCCTGGTGCCGATTCCACGATTGTGGTGCCGGTCGATTCTGGGCGGCTGCTCATGGTCCTGAGCGAGGTCAGAGGGGGCTGGGAGTTTCCCGGCGGAAGGATCGAGCAAGGGGAGTCTGCGGAAGGTGCCGCGTGCAGAGAAGCCCGGGAAGAGGCCGGAGCAGTCGTGACCAATCTCACTCCGCTGTGCAGGTACCGGGTGAAGAAGCACGACGTCACCTCTTACGGAATTGTGTTTCTCGCGTCCGTTGAGT
- a CDS encoding DNA polymerase IV has translation VRVGGEAKSLGSESTFDQDVSDSDTLRRYLARHSRDVGRRLRAAGRLAKTITVKVRFADFSLVTRGKSVREPVDDDDSIYSIAEQLLTDLSLRQPVRLLGVQVSGLVDLRQMSLFDADGMRTAEQRGLDHILDKIAERYGAKGVSRGREID, from the coding sequence CGTTCGAGTCGGAGGTGAGGCCAAGTCCCTCGGCAGTGAGAGCACGTTCGACCAGGATGTGTCCGACTCAGACACTCTCAGGAGGTATCTTGCCCGTCACTCGCGGGACGTGGGGAGGCGATTGCGGGCCGCAGGACGACTCGCGAAGACAATCACGGTGAAGGTGAGGTTTGCCGACTTCAGCCTGGTGACGCGCGGGAAGAGCGTTCGGGAGCCTGTGGACGATGACGATTCGATCTATTCCATTGCGGAGCAGCTTCTCACGGACTTGAGCCTGAGACAGCCCGTGCGTCTCCTAGGTGTTCAAGTATCCGGACTGGTCGATCTGCGCCAGATGTCTCTGTTCGATGCTGATGGAATGCGGACGGCCGAACAGCGCGGTTTGGACCATATACTGGACAAAATCGCCGAGCGGTACGGAGCGAAAGGTGTGAGCAGGGGTAGGGAGATCGACTGA